Part of the Juglans regia cultivar Chandler chromosome 14, Walnut 2.0, whole genome shotgun sequence genome, ATTCTGCTGATCACTTGGCGGGATTTGATCCAATGCAGGGGCAGCATCGACGGGTCAAATCCACATTGTCCTTCAGAGAGATGCCGACCTTCCTCGAGCTGGAAAACGATAACTTTCTTATACTCAGTTTCGAAAATGGAGGTAGAAGTACAGAGTTAAGATCAAGAGGGAGGAACTCCGATCTGAGTTTTGGAGAATCGAAGCAAAGAAGAGCAGAAAGATGTAAAAAAGTGGAAAATAGAACAGATAGGGTGtcagaaaagaagaagaagaagaagatcgacAACAACAAAGAAGATCGAGAAGACGAGAAGGTCTTAGATAATTTGGATGAACGGGAAAAGAGAAGTAAGAGAATCTCTGATAAGGCTATTGAGAAGGCAGGGAATAATGGCAAAGCTGAAGGCTCAACTATTACTCCTTCTCCTTCAAAAAGAACCAATGAAAAACGACAAATTGCCATTGAAACAGTCAAAATGTCCATATCCAGTAACCACGGGGAAGTCATCAATGGAGGGAAgctaaggaagaagaagaagaagaagaagaagaaacaaagtcCTTGTGTGGTTCAAAAGGCGGAACCTGAGTGTAGCTCCGAAGATTCGAGCCCGGTTTCTGTCCTTGATTTTGGTCATTTCCTTATTGATCGTGTAATTCCAACATCAGGTTCGTAACCTGGTCTGTTTTTTATCTACAAGCCTTTTTGCTTGATCAAATCTAGCAACTTaagaatttaaatattattaattgctGACAGACACTGATTATCGATCGACAGAAGAAGATTCTAGTTTGGCTGAATCAAAGTCACGAAGGAAGTTGTCATCGGAGCTGGAGAATTGCAGACAGAAATCTCCACGAAAAGACGATAATTTGATCGGTGATAAGCTAAAGACACAGAAAATCGAAGGCCAATATGATGGAACAAAGCAGAAAGAGTGTCAGAGTCTAAACTACGAGGATGTGTGGGGTGAAATTCTCAGGTTGACAGGAGCAGAGTTGATCGGATCAAATTGGGTATGCAGGGAAATATGGAAGCATGAAGATTTTGAAGGTATTGGTGTAAATTTTGAGGTGGGCATTCTTGATCAATTGCTAGATGAGGTGGTCGGTGAACTATCTGGACTTCCATGAAATTTTGAACTTTGTAAGACTAACAACCTTTGTAAATTCTCATTTACAATAAACTTTAcaaagaatgtttttttttctttttaattattgttatgcttTATCACGTCATTTTAAATTGAGTAATGATAGCCTCCATCCTACTTTATCTTTGTCATTTTATAAAGAGTTATGCTACACGTAAGtctcacactctgcacaccacttaaaaaatatatgattttactcttttatcctcatatttcatatttcatgaaacatgagggtaaaagaataaattcacatacttttaagtggtgtgtagGAGTGTGAagattatgtatataatttttcttttttaaatgtgcATCAATACTTTATTGTTGTAACAAGGTATAGGTCTTGTTTAGAttgaaaaatcatctcaactcaacttatttcatttcatcacatcattataatttttttaaattttcacacaaaatataaaaaataatttaactttttcaaatctcaaaacaataataatattaaaaaataataatttaacaatattttatacaatttttaacttttatctaaaaccacctcatatcatctcactatctaaacgagacTTAATCAACACGGAATGGGCAATTAAAAGTGTGACAAACTTAGGGAGTACAAAATAATTGATAGTGGCCTGATTTCCCACCAACAAACCACAATTCATTTGAAACAAATTGCACCAACCAAAGCATAGTACTTTTATCTAATCCCGTTCTAACACCCAACTCTAATCCTCGTACTAGTTATCTTTAAGAAAGCTTTTAGTACATTTAGAAGGCcaccaaattaaaaaaggaATGTTTCACCAAACTTATCATTAGTACTACTCGACTCACCAACTGATTACGATTTACGAGTAACGACTCTTTTATAAAgttgtaattgtaaatattttttttttcatcttaattattttagttttagaaacatcaaattaattaaaaatattaataactataaatagagacaataaaatctaaaaaatagatAGTATATATCTTTTCGTTTTTCTCCCGCCTTGCAAGCAACTCTTTTGCAAGATTCAAATAAGTTACCGAGTCTACTTTATCTGGAGAACAAACACTTTCAGCTTGTTTACTATTGGTTTATGCGTGCCAGGTTGTTTCTCTGTTGGAGGAAAACCGAATAGTAGAATGAGctattttatctaatattttcaaaacgtTACCCTGTACAAGAATCCAACCAACATccgaataaaatcaaatattacaactacaaatagattttgttcacgaaaataaatatataaattgacatgattttatatgatagatttattttataataaaaataacttataatttaatgtatcatataaagtcacatcagtttatgaatttattactataaaatctttttaagactaaagtatttctcaattcaaaatagtaataatacttatcaattttctttttactactCTATAGTCTCAATGTagcaaattattaaaaattatttattatatttcacttatatatcaattatttgatGACACATCAAGATGGGAAATTATATGCATATGCTCAACTAATAGTATTGGCAAAGCCGGCAGAAAGCAGAAACCTTAAGGGTGATTTGGTTGGAAGAAATGAGGAATTTTGTGAAAGAGATGTCCAGATGACAGTTTACTTGTGTCTATGTTCGTCAAGTGCTTATGCCCGTATGCCGCTCTATCGTGTATAATACTCGAGCACAGGCACAAGAGTTGAATTTATTGATACAAAGTTAGGTTCCGGAATTGCTTTTTTCTTAGTGCTTAACGATCACCACTATGGAAAGTTAAGAAAGCTCTGAATCTCACCTTTTAGAAGCCGAAAGCAATACGCAAAAATTCAGGAAAGTAATAGATGGGCAACAGGGACATAAGACGTCAGAAAGGATAGAAATTAGAGGTGGAAACATCTCAAGCTCCTCCAGCTAGAAACTTTAGAGAAAACTAACGTCTACTTTCAATTGGTTCCAGCTAGTTATTGCATGttgtaggaaaaaaaacaaacaaacttctAGATTTGTGCAATCAAGCTGGAAATGCATAACAACCTGCTCATATAATTAGCCGCACGAGCCATCCACATTACAATACGAAAGGTTAATTCGCTGGTGTCAAGAATGTGAAAGcattggggagagagagagagagagagagaatgcatTATAATCAAAGTAATTGCTTGCGATACATATTATGTATACAACCCCAATGACAGAATATAGCTCAATAAATTGGTATGACTACAATTTCCAATACCAAAGACAGAATATGAAGTTTAAATTGATCAGCATCTCCAGTCTCACCCAGGAAAGATCATCCCCTGCTCAAAGGCATCTTTCTATTTTAGGATGAAAATAGAaactaaaatgaagacaagaaccaaatcaagaaaaaatggAACTAAAGCCCTATTATTTCGAAGAACCTAATGATTGTATGAGCAGAAAACTTTCCCCTGCCCAACTTCTTCGTTTTCTTCCCTGGGGTATATTCCTCTTTCCCCCCCTCTCCAGTTCCCCACTAAGTAAACAtgataaaatctcaataaagatttaaaaaataggaaataAACTAGTTAAAAGGTTAAAATAGAAGCACTTCTGGGGTTGAATATGCTTTATGCCACCATCTGCTCCTGTTCCATATACAATTGCTCCACCCAAGCCGGGAGCATCTCTGAGCCTCCAGAGTCAAGATGGCACTGCTGCTGCTCCTTCTCATAACCTAACTGTCCATGTTTCACAGGAGGGGCATCCTTCACCAGGGACTGAACCCAAGAGACATCCGGCTCATTGAGAGTAGCCGGCATCATGGCTGCACTTGTTGCATAACTGCTGCCATTGCTTCGGAACCCAAAAGAAGCAGATTTCCTAAGCTTGTTCAACTCTTCTCCCTGGAGTCGCCAGTCCAATTTTCCATCTGGGGAACCCCAATCTGAAAGGGTAGAATGCATGACAGAAGCAGAACCACCAGGTGAAGAAAGGCCAGAATGAGATTTTGCAGCACTTCGCTCGATGAAGCTCTGGCTCCGCATAGCAAAAGCAGCTGACCTCGACTTCACAGCAGTGGCAGCAGCTGCACCATTTGGGTCAACACCAAATGGTGATGATGCCCTCACAGGAGAGGATGAAAGGCCAGTACCGTAGCTTGACCGGAGTTGCTGGTTCATGTTCTGGCGAACCTTCATCCCAGTAGGAGATTGCAACTGGGGTGCTGAGACATCCAGTGCAAGTCCCTGGAATTGAGGCAAAAGGGCAGGATCCAGAGATCCAAAAATATCATCAAGGTTAGTAGGCTTCACTAGTCCAAGCCTATTCAATTCCCCAATTCGATCACCCAAGGTGACAGCCAAGGAACTCTTCCAGCCAGATGGTGATGAGAGACCAGATATCTCATCCAACAACTGTTGTTGCCTGCGACGATGATTTTCAAGCCCAAGAAATTCAATGTCTAAATCAAGATCTCTAGCACTTAGGGCAGTTTTCAATCGACTACCAGGAAGCTGCAAGGAAGGGGGCACAATACTAGACTGGTTCTGCCACATGGTTCCACCACCCATTGGGGAAGTGGCTCCAGAGGGAGTCATGGGTGGTGTTGAGCTTGATGGTATCAACACCGATGGAGATCCTAGGGCACGTGGACTGATTGACCCCATGTCCAGACCAGGATTATTGGCCGAAAAAGATCTTGGAGAAGGCACTGCAGAACCTGTGGAAGCATACAGAGGGCGAAGCTCTTCTGGTTTGTGAGCGAAGAAACAGACCCTTCTGGTGCATCCCGTCTCATCCTTGCAGAGTCGGGTTCGATACTGAGCAGGGTGAAGCCAACACTCAAAAATACCATGCGCATACTCACAAGCATCTCCTTGCCTGCACGTGCCCTTTCTGAACTCTGGACAAGGGACACAACTATAATGGTATTTCCTTGGATCACGCCGCCTGGCATTTTCCCCAGGATGAACAAATGGGCACTCTGTCCAGTCATGCGAGTAAGCCCTTGAGCATGGCTTGACCTTGAAAGTATACATTCTAAACTCATCTGTGCTATAAATTCCATTCTTGATATCTGGAAGAGAGAGATCGACAGGATACTCTTTCTTCTCTGTTCCATCCTTAAAGACCCGTGGTGTTGAAGCCTCTTGCTGTTCTTGTCCTTCCATTTCAGTTCCCATTTGATCATACAACACAAAGGGATCATCAATACCACTAAAGCCCTTCGGCATGACCTCCAATTTCTTCTTCATAAGATTAGAGGCTGAATTCAAACCCAGGGCGATCAAGTCACTGGGGCGTTTCCCATTAGCATTGAGAGCATTAACATCAGCAGAAGCATCAAGCAAGAGCTTAACAACCTCGGCTGAAGCATCGGAGCCACCGGCAGCAGCACAATGAAGCACCGTGGCCCCATCCGAACGAGAAGCCCTATTAATATCAACAAGACCAGTCCCAAGTATATAATTCAACACACCCTTGCTTCCAAACATGGCAGCAATCATGAGGGGTGTTCTCTCTTCAAACCCCATCATCTTTGACCCGATTCTCCTCCCATACCACAAGCTTGCCTCATCAACATCATAACCTTCTTCTTCCACGGCCCTTTTGAAACCGATTAAATCGTCGGAGGCGGATAATTCAAGCAAAACCGAAAAGTTAGGTTGAAGGCCTTCTTTCCTCCCAAATTCACCCTCCATGACGAAACCCGTTTGGGAAGGTTTCCTTTCGGAACCACTGCACATGGAAGTCCCCCCTCTCCTCAGACGTCCACAGTCTCTTTCTACAAGATTAAGAACAAAGATAGTTCTCATAAATGTTTATtccaaaatttacaaaacaaaaaaacaaaaagaaaagaaagaaagaagactaAGAAGATTGGAAAGAGAAAGCACTCATATAAACATAAACACACCGCCGggggtggggagagagagagagagagagcgaagcTTCAATCTTTCGTTTAAAAGATACACCAATAGCCTGTACCAGATATTCAGTACATTACCAGATTTTCAATCTCTTATTCTCATAGCCATAAGTCATAAACCATAACCCAAATTCAGGGCcgatataaaacaaaaatctgttgCAATCCCAACAGAGACAGCTAAAGATTTTCTCATGAAACTCAAAACCCACTACGCCCACAAAAACCCAAAGACCCAAAATTCAGATTACGCCATTTTCTTCACAGTTCCAATATCAACCGAACAGAAAGTTacaaaaaaacccacaaaacaaaagaaagttgAGAGAGATAGTACCTTTATAATACAGAAATGGCAGAAGGAGCAAAGAGCTGAAAACCCAAACCGGTTTAAGACTAGAGTTTTTCCTTCTTCCCTTTTAAACTACACGAACCCAGCCAGAGGAAAtaaaagtagagagagagagagaacggacGGGGGAAAAGACTTTTCCGCTCCCTCTGCCCCCAACTCTCTTTTTTATGGTGTTGGGTCAAAAAGTAAGTCTACGAAGCTACCTACGCTCCCTTCCCATTCCCATTTGCCTTTCCGCCGAGGAAAATGAAACtcaaatgcaaatgcaaatcCAAATGAAACCGAAATGCGAACGTAAACCCAAACGAAGTTCATTGCTGGTGGAGGGCCCCACCCGGCGCATTTAATATCTTAATCGGACAGCCATTGAAGAACGTCCACGTGCCGGTAGTCCAGTAGGAACGGCCGAAGGGTAGATTCCGGGATTGTCACGCTTTTCTCGTTGGTGGATGACGTGGACGCACCTGCATCGTCAGCatgtttgtcatttttttttttaattctaattaattaaaagttgtTTCCTAAAAGCCTTTAtagaaataacttttttaaaacttttcaaaattaaaaaaacaaaacattaggTGTAAAAATCAGTTCATAAATTAAACTAAGCAAAACACTAGTGGTAATATCGTGTAGGAAATATGTatctttctaaaataatttcaatattttatgcTGAATGGTCGTGTTTAAGTGACAACTATTTTAagtaattcatatataataatttaaatttaggaattcttgtaaattcttttttataaataaaagatgatgCCTTTTAAAGGATGCTTGAAGAATAAGTTGATACGAAAATTTTgtaaacagtaataagataatttgagttaagtatttattaaattttaaaaaatgaagaaaaaaaagttaaataaaaaatattacaagattaaaatattattagaatataatttttgtttgaaatttgaaaaaattgtattattttttattttataaatttaaaaaaattgtaataattagtttgaaagtacttatatttaaatgataattagaaagaaaatgagattaaaaaaaaacttttctaaaCATCTCCTtagcaaagagaaaaaaatagaaaaatgtatAGGAGAATCGTGCggtctatataataatattcgataagatagtttataaatCGACGTGGTTAATACAATAtgatagattataaaatattctttattataagataaatttgacgCATTATATTAAagttagtttaataaaatatttttcaactttaattatGTAAAAATGTGGTcagttttgtgaaaataaataatttttttaaaaagaaatacattGAATCCATTACAATGGAGgcaaattatgtttttgttaatAGGGACCACGTTTGGGATAGTTATTTGTCTGTCATACGGGGAAAGTTTATGGCCCGTTAGGATATCAGTCATGAATTGGATATTTTTGGGCAATGGGGACCGAGGAATTCTTGAAGCCATCGATCGACCTAACGAGAGACAGCCTGCGATGATTTCTATAATTGTTGTGCTACGTTTCTTGTCGTCTgtgtatttttgtattgttattttattgtattgtatAAACGTCTGCCtcataatttatcttattttatttttattatttaatttgataaaataatatttaatttaaatcagaGAATTTcgtgaaaataaatttagaattgacatatttttctattacatattatatgttagatttattttataatttaatataatatatcgttaatttataattttatttttataaaaaaaaaaatttgcgactaaatatttctatttaaataatcCTTTTGCATACTCTTGAGTCAAAATGAGCATCATTGTAATATGCAAACCTTAATAACGTCCTAACggtgaaattaaaattttgggtttggacactttgatttattttttattgaatattatttcattaagattaaaaataaatatagaaaaagaaaaggtagagGAGTCCAACAAACACCACGGTCCATGGTATATATCTAGTAgggtaataatataattataatttctttacaactattttataattcattttcaatgAATCAATACAAATATGtcgtttcaataaaaataaatttcaatacattttatgtagaattataaaataattataggtgaatcattttctatatagtaaataattaaaaacaacgAAAATGGGCAATGAAGGCTATACATTAATCCAAGCCCATAGACACGTTTAATTCgttcattttatttgtaagcAAGGTTTTTGTAATCATCTAGGTTTTGTTCATCATCCTCTTCACAATTGGGCTTTATCACGTGTTTCATTAAAATACATAAGTATTTGGTTCTCGTGAAATTTGTGGACAAGAAAAGGGGATAAAAAATCCTTTTTTCTAAACAtataaattagttaataaaaaaatgattttggagTAAACAACTAGCTAGTTTTCTTGCTAGTCGGCCGCCTAGTTCTTACATATAGGCGTAATCGTTAGTTTATGTAATTTTAAGGAGTGTGATTACCAAACGGTATACTTCTTGAAATGACATCATCTTCATTGTGATGATTTTCATGAGGATGATAGTTAGAGAAGTATCAAGactcaagagacacaaccttttgatttagtcaaaaggttgtgcgTGACTTGTGAAGTATTAAAAGACacaactttttaatttagtCAAAATactgtgtcacttcttaaggttaTGTCATTTGCCAACCATTGAGTTACCAATTGTTGTGCTCTTTGTCAACCGGTGCATAATGGCCTATACATAGAATCATTGGTGAACAAattcactcactcaattccttttgttcatcaccaacttgtaaGACAAATTTTCTCACGAAAGTGTCACCATATtactaaatcttttttttatttgtttttcataattctacagttcatttttttttttaaaaaaaaaaaacatacacaaactcataaataataagttttttaaatatttaaaaataaaataaaatacactaatgATAACTTTAAAGGGTATATTTGAGGAGGCTAATTAGTATTTTCCTTATAGTAAAGACGGTACCACCTCTAGGATACCACTTTTTTTTAACAGCATTATTTTGAGAATAGCCACATTGGCAGACCGTTAAATGTAGAGTCTCACAATTAGACCATGTTACAATTGTGCTAAATCATAAAAATCTGATACAGCTCTtgaaattttcttgaaatgGTTACGCTCATTACAAATGGTAGTACATTAACCTTGCACTTGAACCATATGGTTATATGTCCCCGAGAGTTTATATACTAAGCTTGAACTTAATTAATTCGTGTGggaaactttatttttggtaaaagataaataaataaattactaattgtccccaataaaaaaaaattaaatgccaAAAAATAGCAAAGACAGTAtagaaattaaaacaacaaacaattagaaaatgttatcatataattaatttggttGCATCTAAACTAATAGGAAGGTATGAATTGAATCCGATTGACCattttaaaatgatgttattgagaaaattcaaaataaattgcaaGGATGGAAGTCTAAAATCCTCTCTCAAGCTGGAAAAAATACTCTGATAAGAGCAGTTGCTAACTCAATTCCAGCTTATGTCATGTCTACAATCTTTATCCCTTCCTCCATCACAAGATCCTTAGATACTACTATTCGTAATTTTT contains:
- the LOC109002242 gene encoding zinc finger CCCH domain-containing protein 66-like; its protein translation is MCSGSERKPSQTGFVMEGEFGRKEGLQPNFSVLLELSASDDLIGFKRAVEEEGYDVDEASLWYGRRIGSKMMGFEERTPLMIAAMFGSKGVLNYILGTGLVDINRASRSDGATVLHCAAAGGSDASAEVVKLLLDASADVNALNANGKRPSDLIALGLNSASNLMKKKLEVMPKGFSGIDDPFVLYDQMGTEMEGQEQQEASTPRVFKDGTEKKEYPVDLSLPDIKNGIYSTDEFRMYTFKVKPCSRAYSHDWTECPFVHPGENARRRDPRKYHYSCVPCPEFRKGTCRQGDACEYAHGIFECWLHPAQYRTRLCKDETGCTRRVCFFAHKPEELRPLYASTGSAVPSPRSFSANNPGLDMGSISPRALGSPSVLIPSSSTPPMTPSGATSPMGGGTMWQNQSSIVPPSLQLPGSRLKTALSARDLDLDIEFLGLENHRRRQQQLLDEISGLSSPSGWKSSLAVTLGDRIGELNRLGLVKPTNLDDIFGSLDPALLPQFQGLALDVSAPQLQSPTGMKVRQNMNQQLRSSYGTGLSSSPVRASSPFGVDPNGAAAATAVKSRSAAFAMRSQSFIERSAAKSHSGLSSPGGSASVMHSTLSDWGSPDGKLDWRLQGEELNKLRKSASFGFRSNGSSYATSAAMMPATLNEPDVSWVQSLVKDAPPVKHGQLGYEKEQQQCHLDSGGSEMLPAWVEQLYMEQEQMVA
- the LOC109002142 gene encoding transcriptional regulator ATRX homolog isoform X1, yielding MRLLSYSPSYSSSSSTTTFDANMCNSKSATAGCLAGILRRILCSGNLPTHPSDQIVEADSVVYEKDQEFKAKDKIETAATPGIVARLMGLESMPEINWMNSRSNPDSISRSRSMNSADHLAGFDPMQGQHRRVKSTLSFREMPTFLELENDNFLILSFENGGRSTELRSRGRNSDLSFGESKQRRAERCKKVENRTDRVSEKKKKKKIDNNKEDREDEKVLDNLDEREKRSKRISDKAIEKAGNNGKAEGSTITPSPSKRTNEKRQIAIETVKMSISSNHGEVINGGKLRKKKKKKKKKQSPCVVQKAEPECSSEDSSPVSVLDFGHFLIDRVIPTSDTDYRSTEEDSSLAESKSRRKLSSELENCRQKSPRKDDNLIGDKLKTQKIEGQYDGTKQKECQSLNYEDVWGEILRLTGAELIGSNWVCREIWKHEDFEGIGVNFEVGILDQLLDEVVGELSGLP
- the LOC109002142 gene encoding transcriptional regulator ATRX homolog isoform X2 encodes the protein MRLLSYSPSYSSSSSTTTFDANMCNSKSATAGCLAGILRRILCSGNLPTHPSDQIVEADSVVYEKDQEFKAKDKIETAATPGIVARLMGLESMPEINWMNSRSNPDSISRSRSMNSADHLAGFDPMQGQHRRVKSTLSFREMPTFLELENDNFLILSFENGGRSTELRSRGRNSDLSFGESKQRRAERCKKVENRTDRVSEKKKKKKIDNNKEDREDEKVLDNLDEREKRSKRISDKAIEKAGNNGKAEGSTITPSPSKRTNEKRQIAIETVKMSISSNHGEVINGGKLRKKKKKKKKKQSPCVVQKAEPECSSEDSSPVSVLDFGHFLIDRVIPTSEEDSSLAESKSRRKLSSELENCRQKSPRKDDNLIGDKLKTQKIEGQYDGTKQKECQSLNYEDVWGEILRLTGAELIGSNWVCREIWKHEDFEGIGVNFEVGILDQLLDEVVGELSGLP